A single genomic interval of Agromyces cerinus harbors:
- a CDS encoding Pr6Pr family membrane protein encodes MAGSRRTSADEAQRVQRARRWLGVFRLTIAALEVVALIGNFQYVLGFRLFATANFFSYFTVQSAFAAVVTLVIGAAFALLTPRDPEWLGILRTMVTVYVLVSGIVFAVIVAQASTRDYRMEVPWSDTVLHFIVPALALIAWTTDAIMAVNPRVPWSTIGWVLVFPSIWLVYTLFRGADVGWYPYFFLDEAQVGGPAGVALYCLLVLVIFVSITAGLVAVNRWLWRRARAPRAPRPGTTDRRALRVESPVRQR; translated from the coding sequence ATGGCCGGCTCGCGACGCACCAGCGCTGACGAGGCGCAGCGGGTGCAGCGGGCCAGACGGTGGCTCGGCGTCTTCCGGCTCACGATCGCGGCGCTCGAGGTCGTCGCGCTCATCGGCAACTTCCAGTACGTGCTCGGGTTCCGGCTCTTCGCGACCGCGAACTTCTTCAGCTACTTCACCGTGCAGTCGGCCTTCGCCGCGGTCGTGACCCTCGTGATCGGTGCGGCGTTCGCCCTGCTCACGCCGCGCGACCCCGAGTGGCTCGGCATCCTCCGCACGATGGTCACGGTGTACGTGCTCGTCTCCGGCATCGTGTTCGCCGTCATCGTCGCGCAGGCCTCGACCCGCGACTACCGCATGGAGGTGCCGTGGTCGGACACGGTGCTGCACTTCATCGTGCCGGCGCTCGCCCTCATCGCGTGGACGACGGACGCGATCATGGCCGTGAACCCGCGCGTGCCGTGGTCGACCATCGGCTGGGTGCTCGTCTTCCCGTCGATCTGGCTCGTCTACACGCTGTTCCGCGGGGCGGACGTCGGGTGGTACCCGTACTTCTTCCTCGACGAGGCGCAGGTCGGCGGGCCGGCGGGCGTCGCCCTCTACTGCCTGCTCGTGCTCGTGATCTTCGTCTCGATCACGGCCGGCCTCGTCGCGGTCAACCGGTGGCTGTGGCGAAGGGCGCGAGCGCCTCGAGCACCTCGGCCTGGAACGACGGATCGTCGAGCGCTTCGAGTCGAGTCGCCTGTGCGGCAGCGATGA
- a CDS encoding FadR/GntR family transcriptional regulator produces MSAIDDAFHGLRHIIASGELAPGQRFPPEAELCERLGVSRGSLREAVRMLDALGVIESRHGSGTYVSALEPANIIGALSLTVELMPFDAFIELYEVRRVLESHAAAQAAARMTDDGATELRDILDELEAREGEQGTELDALFHETIAKLAGNAALVELLRTFRSRSRAYQVFDLPSGPDMKQVSDRGHREILAALVNRDPASAEAAAAAHVAQTEQWLRTHRPAPVARTMPAAS; encoded by the coding sequence ATGAGCGCGATCGACGACGCTTTCCACGGACTGCGGCACATCATCGCGTCGGGCGAACTCGCGCCCGGCCAGCGATTCCCGCCCGAAGCCGAACTCTGCGAGCGGCTGGGCGTCTCGCGCGGGTCGCTCCGAGAAGCGGTGCGCATGCTCGACGCGCTCGGCGTGATCGAATCGCGCCACGGATCCGGAACCTACGTCTCCGCACTCGAACCCGCGAACATCATCGGCGCGCTGAGCCTCACCGTGGAACTCATGCCGTTCGACGCGTTCATCGAGCTCTACGAGGTGCGCCGGGTGCTCGAGTCCCATGCCGCCGCCCAAGCCGCGGCACGCATGACGGACGACGGTGCGACGGAGCTCCGCGACATCCTCGACGAGCTCGAGGCACGCGAAGGGGAGCAGGGCACCGAGCTCGACGCGCTCTTCCACGAGACGATCGCGAAGCTCGCGGGCAATGCGGCCCTCGTCGAGCTCCTTCGCACGTTCCGGTCGCGGTCCCGCGCCTACCAGGTCTTCGATCTCCCCTCCGGGCCCGACATGAAACAGGTCAGCGATCGCGGCCACCGCGAGATCCTCGCCGCGCTCGTGAATCGCGACCCGGCGTCTGCGGAGGCCGCCGCCGCGGCGCACGTCGCGCAGACCGAGCAGTGGCTTCGCACCCACCGTCCGGCCCCGGTCGCACGGACCATGCCCGCTGCGAGCTGA
- a CDS encoding aminotransferase class V-fold PLP-dependent enzyme translates to MTTAAPTALAFADGSPASTGWTLSDTALHTNHGSFGAVPRRVQEEQNRLRAVMDAGPVDWFSTLPARVGDARRAIAGIVGTAPEHTALVPNASGGASVVYNSLTAEPGAEIVVTDHGYGAVTMGAERAARRWGGQVVTARVPLDATPAEAHERIMAACSDATRLIVIDHITSATARFLPVREVAASARQRGITTLVDGAHVPGLYDAPLDGLDCDVWVGNLHKFACSPRGAAVLVASGELRHELFPLIDSWGAPHPFPERFDTQGTLDQTSYLTAPDSYAFIDEHWGWPAVRAYMTELADYAETLIADAFAARTGEDHRVDVGAPVNALRLVRLPAGLATTHPEADALRDRVVREFGVEAAFTSFNGIGYYRLSTHAYNTARDFEAFVDRLVPTLCELAVAAPR, encoded by the coding sequence GTGACCACCGCAGCGCCCACCGCCCTCGCCTTCGCCGACGGCTCGCCCGCCTCGACCGGCTGGACTCTCAGCGACACCGCGCTGCACACGAATCACGGATCGTTCGGCGCCGTGCCGCGGCGCGTGCAGGAGGAGCAGAACCGCCTCAGGGCCGTCATGGACGCCGGGCCGGTCGACTGGTTCTCGACGCTGCCCGCACGCGTCGGCGACGCCCGCCGCGCGATCGCCGGAATCGTCGGCACCGCCCCGGAGCACACCGCCCTCGTGCCGAACGCGAGCGGCGGTGCGAGCGTGGTCTACAACAGCCTCACGGCGGAGCCCGGCGCCGAGATCGTCGTCACCGATCACGGGTACGGGGCGGTCACGATGGGTGCCGAACGGGCCGCGCGCCGCTGGGGCGGTCAGGTCGTGACCGCACGGGTGCCGCTCGACGCGACTCCCGCCGAGGCGCATGAGCGCATCATGGCCGCCTGCAGCGACGCGACGCGACTGATCGTCATCGACCACATCACCTCGGCGACGGCGCGATTCCTGCCGGTGCGCGAGGTCGCGGCATCCGCTCGGCAGCGCGGGATCACGACCCTGGTCGACGGCGCCCACGTGCCCGGACTCTACGACGCCCCGCTCGACGGGCTCGACTGCGACGTCTGGGTCGGCAACCTGCACAAGTTCGCGTGCTCGCCCCGTGGAGCCGCCGTGCTCGTCGCCAGTGGAGAGCTGCGGCACGAGCTGTTCCCCCTGATCGACTCGTGGGGCGCCCCCCACCCGTTCCCCGAGCGTTTCGACACCCAGGGCACCCTCGACCAGACGAGCTACCTCACCGCACCCGACTCGTACGCGTTCATCGACGAGCACTGGGGATGGCCGGCCGTGCGCGCGTACATGACCGAGCTCGCCGACTACGCCGAGACGCTGATCGCCGACGCGTTCGCTGCACGCACGGGTGAGGACCACCGCGTCGACGTCGGCGCGCCCGTGAACGCCCTGCGCCTCGTGCGCCTGCCCGCCGGACTCGCCACGACCCACCCCGAGGCGGATGCGCTGCGCGACCGGGTCGTGCGGGAGTTCGGCGTCGAAGCGGCGTTCACGAGCTTCAACGGCATCGGCTACTACCGCCTCTCCACCCACGCGTACAACACGGCGCGCGACTTCGAAGCGTTCGTCGACCGCTTAGTCCCGACGCTCTGCGAACTCGCCGTGGCTGCGCCTCGCTGA
- a CDS encoding ABC transporter substrate-binding protein, translating to MANGKVLTGLGIGLAATLAFSGCSGAADDGTVTLQMVESLTNPARTELLETLIDEFEQENPGIEVELVSPPTDQADQKIQQMLQSGTGVDVLEVRDLTVGPFSTNGWLADMGPEFEGWKGWDALTDNAKNVATAGGKTYFIPYGFYGISLFYRTDLVEEAGFDGAPVSWEDLLEQASAIQDPEANTYGYAFRGGTNGYSNAALVIEAYVADDLDLENAYRLKNGDSMFSAPEALDAMELYIDLFEQASPPSSVAWGYPEMVEGFSNGSTAFLLQDPEVIAAVEQSTAITADQWTTAPMLVGPSGTAIQPLATAGWGIAEASEHRAESAKLIQFLSEGDASIRFTEGNSLVPILNGADEAEFYKTGAWESYLTMNEQPETYITAVQPRGVAWWTEWADKADAELQQVLIGQLTTEELLASWDAYWTEKWAAE from the coding sequence ATGGCCAACGGAAAGGTCCTGACCGGGCTCGGCATCGGCTTGGCGGCAACCCTCGCCTTCAGCGGATGCTCCGGCGCCGCTGACGACGGCACGGTCACGCTGCAGATGGTCGAGAGCTTGACCAACCCGGCACGCACCGAACTGCTCGAGACGCTCATCGACGAGTTCGAGCAGGAGAACCCCGGCATCGAGGTGGAGCTGGTCTCGCCGCCCACCGATCAGGCCGACCAGAAGATCCAGCAGATGCTGCAGTCGGGCACGGGCGTCGACGTCCTCGAGGTGCGCGACCTCACCGTCGGTCCGTTCTCGACGAACGGATGGCTTGCCGACATGGGGCCCGAGTTCGAGGGCTGGAAGGGGTGGGACGCCCTGACCGACAACGCGAAGAACGTCGCGACGGCCGGTGGCAAGACCTACTTCATCCCCTACGGCTTCTACGGCATCAGCCTCTTCTACCGCACCGACCTGGTGGAGGAGGCCGGATTCGACGGCGCACCGGTGAGCTGGGAGGACCTGCTCGAGCAGGCGTCGGCGATCCAGGATCCCGAGGCGAACACTTACGGCTACGCGTTCCGCGGCGGCACGAACGGCTACTCGAACGCCGCCCTCGTGATCGAGGCCTACGTGGCCGACGACCTCGACCTCGAGAACGCGTACCGGTTGAAGAACGGCGACTCGATGTTCTCGGCGCCCGAGGCGCTCGACGCGATGGAGCTCTACATCGATCTCTTCGAGCAGGCATCGCCGCCCTCGTCGGTGGCATGGGGCTACCCCGAGATGGTGGAGGGCTTCTCGAACGGCTCCACCGCGTTCCTGCTGCAGGACCCCGAGGTCATCGCGGCGGTCGAGCAGTCGACGGCCATCACCGCCGACCAGTGGACGACCGCTCCCATGCTCGTCGGGCCGAGCGGCACGGCGATCCAGCCGCTCGCCACCGCGGGCTGGGGCATCGCCGAGGCGAGCGAGCACCGGGCGGAGTCGGCGAAGCTCATCCAGTTCCTCTCCGAGGGCGACGCCTCGATCCGCTTCACCGAGGGCAACAGCCTCGTCCCGATCCTGAACGGCGCCGACGAGGCGGAGTTCTACAAGACCGGCGCGTGGGAGAGCTACCTCACCATGAACGAGCAGCCCGAGACGTACATCACCGCCGTGCAGCCGCGCGGTGTCGCCTGGTGGACCGAGTGGGCCGACAAGGCCGACGCCGAACTGCAGCAGGTGCTCATCGGCCAGCTCACGACCGAGGAGCTCCTCGCCAGCTGGGATGCCTACTGGACCGAGAAGTGGGCTGCCGAGTAG
- a CDS encoding carbohydrate ABC transporter permease produces the protein MTTVEERPPTRAGAPAPATPAPAPRRRRAFTTRRGLVVAAFMLPAAIFVGVFIYYPMLAGSQMAFRHWNLSNLTDTSWIGLQNFATIFADPAFGVILGNSVLWVVASIVPQLVIGFALALWLRRKFRFRGLYQALIFFPWAISGFLIGILFRWMFNGEFGVVNDLLMKTGVIDQGIPWLAQPDTAMFAVIIANIWYGVTFFAIMILAALQSVPDELFEAAALDGAGKVRTLFKITIPYISTTLALTVLLRVIWIFNFPDIIWAMTGGGPANQTHIITTWMITFTQKGDYGVASALGLIVVGLLLVFSAFYLMALRGKKEVSS, from the coding sequence ATGACGACCGTCGAGGAGCGCCCGCCCACACGGGCGGGCGCTCCCGCCCCGGCGACCCCTGCCCCCGCGCCGCGCCGCCGCCGCGCGTTCACGACGCGCCGCGGACTCGTCGTCGCCGCGTTCATGCTTCCCGCCGCGATCTTCGTCGGCGTGTTCATCTACTACCCCATGCTCGCCGGCAGCCAGATGGCGTTCCGCCACTGGAACCTGAGCAACCTCACCGACACCTCCTGGATCGGGCTCCAGAACTTCGCCACGATCTTCGCCGATCCCGCGTTCGGCGTGATCCTCGGCAACTCGGTGCTCTGGGTCGTGGCGTCGATCGTGCCGCAATTGGTGATCGGCTTCGCGCTCGCGCTCTGGCTGCGCCGGAAGTTCCGCTTCCGCGGCCTCTATCAGGCGCTCATCTTCTTCCCGTGGGCGATCTCGGGCTTCCTCATCGGCATCCTCTTCCGCTGGATGTTCAACGGCGAGTTCGGGGTCGTCAACGACCTCCTGATGAAGACCGGCGTCATCGACCAGGGCATTCCGTGGCTGGCGCAACCGGACACCGCGATGTTCGCGGTGATCATCGCGAACATCTGGTACGGCGTGACGTTCTTCGCGATCATGATCCTCGCCGCGCTGCAATCCGTGCCGGATGAGCTCTTCGAGGCCGCCGCCCTCGACGGCGCGGGCAAGGTGCGCACGCTCTTCAAGATCACGATCCCGTACATCTCGACGACGCTCGCCCTGACGGTGCTGCTCCGGGTCATCTGGATCTTCAACTTCCCCGACATCATCTGGGCGATGACCGGCGGCGGCCCCGCCAATCAGACCCACATCATCACCACGTGGATGATCACGTTCACCCAGAAGGGCGACTACGGCGTGGCCTCGGCGCTCGGACTCATCGTCGTCGGCCTGCTGCTCGTCTTCTCGGCCTTCTACCTGATGGCCCTTCGCGGCAAGAAGGAGGTGTCGTCGTGA
- a CDS encoding carbohydrate ABC transporter permease, with amino-acid sequence MIVTETTPARIARIGFLGLWLVITIFPLYWIIVTSFKAPGDIFSYPLQYWPAEFSFENYVQLFEKADFGTYVVNSLVVSTAAATVATLISLLSAYVLARFEFRSKSAILMAFLVTQMIPTFIALGPLYLLMVELGLVDDRFGLILVYVAVCIPFCTIMLRGFFANIPDALEEAAMIDGCSRLGALFRVIVPVMKPGIVAAFIFNFVNCWNELFLSVTLMNKDENKTIPTALNGFITSFNIDWGSMSAAAVLTILPTMLLFAFASRYIVQGLTAGAVKG; translated from the coding sequence GTGATCGTCACGGAGACCACGCCCGCACGCATCGCACGCATCGGCTTCCTCGGGCTCTGGCTCGTGATCACGATCTTCCCGCTGTACTGGATCATCGTGACGTCGTTCAAGGCGCCCGGAGACATCTTCAGCTATCCGCTGCAGTACTGGCCGGCCGAGTTCTCGTTCGAGAACTACGTGCAGCTGTTCGAGAAGGCCGACTTCGGCACCTACGTCGTCAACAGTCTCGTCGTCTCCACCGCTGCGGCGACCGTCGCCACCCTCATCTCGCTGCTGTCGGCCTATGTGCTGGCCCGGTTCGAGTTCCGCAGCAAGTCCGCGATCCTCATGGCGTTCCTCGTGACCCAGATGATCCCCACGTTCATCGCGCTGGGGCCGCTCTATCTGCTCATGGTGGAGCTGGGGCTCGTCGACGATCGCTTCGGCCTGATTCTCGTCTACGTGGCGGTGTGCATCCCGTTCTGCACGATCATGCTGCGCGGCTTCTTCGCGAACATCCCCGACGCGCTCGAGGAGGCGGCGATGATCGACGGATGCTCCCGGCTCGGCGCACTGTTCCGGGTCATCGTTCCGGTGATGAAGCCGGGCATCGTGGCCGCGTTCATCTTCAACTTCGTCAACTGCTGGAACGAGCTGTTCCTGTCGGTGACGCTCATGAACAAGGACGAGAACAAGACGATCCCGACCGCGCTCAACGGCTTCATCACGAGCTTCAACATCGATTGGGGCTCGATGTCGGCGGCCGCCGTGCTGACGATCCTCCCGACGATGCTCCTGTTCGCGTTCGCGAGCCGCTACATCGTGCAGGGTCTGACGGCGGGCGCGGTCAAGGGCTGA
- a CDS encoding amino acid ABC transporter ATP-binding protein: MSPTDPLAPVDRPDDSVLLSARGIRKSFGDNEVLSSIDLEVRRGEVVVLIGPSGSGKTTVLRALNGLETPDGGTLTIAGGPSLDFANPISKAERYALRDRSAMVFQQHNLFPHMTVLQNVVEGPVRVQKVPKARAVAEASALLDRVGLAEKRDAYPFELSGGQQQRVGIVRALALKPQLLLFDEPTSALDPELVGEVLQVIKELADEGWTMVVVTHELSFARQAADEVLFMDGGVVVERGAPEAIFTNPTHERTRRFLDRILRPLEDGGEGDVSP; the protein is encoded by the coding sequence ATGTCGCCCACTGATCCGCTCGCCCCGGTCGATCGGCCCGACGACAGCGTGCTGCTCTCGGCCCGCGGCATCCGCAAGTCGTTCGGCGACAACGAGGTGCTGAGCTCGATCGACCTCGAGGTGCGGCGTGGCGAGGTCGTCGTGCTCATCGGCCCGAGCGGCTCGGGCAAGACGACCGTGCTGCGCGCGCTCAACGGCCTCGAGACGCCCGACGGCGGCACCCTGACGATCGCCGGCGGGCCGTCGCTCGACTTCGCGAACCCGATCTCCAAAGCCGAGCGCTACGCGCTGCGCGACCGCTCGGCGATGGTGTTCCAGCAGCACAACCTCTTCCCGCACATGACCGTGCTGCAGAACGTCGTCGAAGGCCCGGTGCGCGTGCAGAAGGTACCGAAGGCGCGGGCCGTGGCCGAGGCATCCGCCCTGCTCGATCGCGTCGGCCTCGCCGAGAAGCGCGACGCCTACCCCTTCGAACTCTCGGGCGGGCAGCAGCAGCGCGTCGGCATCGTGCGTGCGCTCGCGCTGAAACCGCAGCTGCTGCTCTTCGACGAGCCGACGAGCGCGCTCGACCCCGAACTCGTGGGCGAGGTGCTGCAGGTCATCAAGGAGCTCGCCGACGAGGGCTGGACCATGGTCGTCGTCACCCACGAGCTGAGCTTCGCGCGCCAGGCGGCCGACGAGGTGCTGTTCATGGACGGCGGGGTCGTCGTGGAACGCGGCGCACCCGAAGCGATCTTCACGAACCCGACGCACGAGCGCACCCGGCGATTCCTCGACCGGATCCTGCGCCCGCTCGAGGACGGCGGCGAGGGCGATGTCAGCCCTTGA
- a CDS encoding amino acid ABC transporter permease, with amino-acid sequence MTDWQLALDSFWPLFWGGISGTIPLAVASFALGLVLALGVALMRISRNRVLSGIARFYISVIRGTPLLVQLFVIFYGMPSIGITIDPWPSAIIAFSLNVGGYAAEVIRAAILSVPKGQWEAGYTIGMSPGTTLTRLILPQAARVSVPPLSNTFISLVKDTSLASLILVTEMFRVAQEIAAFSREFLLIYIEAALIYGLFCLVLSSGQNLLEKRLDRYVAH; translated from the coding sequence ATGACCGACTGGCAGCTCGCGCTCGACTCGTTCTGGCCATTGTTCTGGGGCGGCATCAGCGGCACCATCCCGCTTGCAGTGGCCTCCTTCGCGCTCGGCCTCGTGCTGGCGCTCGGCGTCGCGCTCATGCGCATCAGCCGCAATCGGGTGCTGAGCGGCATCGCGAGGTTCTACATCTCGGTGATCCGCGGCACCCCGCTGCTCGTGCAGCTGTTCGTGATCTTCTACGGCATGCCCTCGATCGGCATCACGATCGACCCGTGGCCGAGCGCGATCATCGCGTTCTCGCTCAACGTCGGCGGGTATGCCGCCGAGGTGATCAGGGCGGCGATCCTCTCGGTGCCGAAGGGGCAGTGGGAGGCCGGGTACACGATCGGCATGTCGCCCGGCACGACGCTCACCCGGCTGATCCTGCCGCAGGCGGCCCGCGTCTCGGTGCCGCCGCTGTCGAACACCTTCATCTCCCTCGTGAAGGACACCTCGCTCGCCTCGCTCATCCTCGTGACCGAGATGTTCCGGGTGGCGCAGGAGATCGCGGCGTTCAGCCGCGAGTTCCTGCTCATCTACATCGAGGCCGCGCTCATCTACGGGTTGTTCTGCCTCGTGCTCTCGAGCGGGCAGAACCTGCTCGAGAAGCGATTGGACCGCTATGTCGCCCACTGA
- a CDS encoding amino acid ABC transporter substrate-binding protein, whose translation MSRAPRVRTLLGLAAASVTVVALAACSSGAPASSEAAGDDEYGLVKAGTLTVATEGTYPPFTYHEGGAGELVGYDVEIAEAVAEKLGLEIQFEETQWDAIFAGLDAGRFDVIANQVSINPDREEDYLFSTPYTVSPSVVVVNEGDDSISSFEDLKGKTTAQSLTSNFYQLAVDAGANVEAVEGWAQAVALLEQGRVDATVNDKLTYLDYLKQTPDAKLAVAAETDPSESALTFAKDKTALVKAIDEALAELREEGVLAELGEKYFGEDVSQ comes from the coding sequence ATGTCTCGCGCACCCCGCGTTCGCACCCTGCTCGGCCTCGCCGCAGCATCCGTCACCGTCGTCGCCCTCGCCGCCTGCTCGAGCGGGGCGCCGGCGTCGAGCGAAGCAGCCGGCGACGACGAGTACGGACTGGTGAAGGCCGGAACGCTCACCGTCGCGACCGAGGGCACCTACCCGCCGTTCACGTACCACGAGGGCGGCGCGGGCGAGCTCGTCGGCTACGACGTCGAGATCGCCGAGGCCGTCGCCGAGAAGCTCGGCCTCGAGATCCAGTTCGAGGAGACGCAGTGGGACGCGATCTTCGCGGGCCTCGACGCGGGCCGCTTCGACGTCATCGCCAACCAGGTCTCGATCAACCCCGACCGCGAAGAGGACTACCTCTTCTCGACGCCGTACACTGTGTCGCCGAGCGTCGTCGTCGTCAACGAGGGCGACGACTCGATCTCGAGCTTCGAGGACTTGAAGGGCAAGACCACCGCGCAGTCGCTGACGAGCAACTTCTACCAGCTCGCCGTCGACGCCGGCGCGAACGTCGAGGCCGTCGAGGGCTGGGCGCAGGCCGTTGCGCTCCTCGAGCAGGGCCGCGTCGACGCGACCGTCAACGACAAGCTCACCTACCTCGACTACCTCAAGCAGACGCCCGACGCGAAGCTCGCCGTCGCCGCCGAGACCGACCCGAGCGAGAGCGCCCTCACCTTCGCGAAGGACAAGACCGCGCTCGTGAAGGCCATCGACGAGGCGCTCGCCGAACTCCGCGAAGAGGGCGTGCTCGCAGAACTCGGCGAGAAGTACTTCGGCGAGGACGTCTCGCAGTAG
- a CDS encoding aldehyde dehydrogenase family protein, which yields MGETSTAADAAGIAPRDEQRRDDDAVVTDAEAEVEIAVRFAAASGFDRSTRDDRARWLTALAEALEAHRDELVALGAEETHLSPGRLSGEVTRTATQLRFFAGVVREGSYLEATLDAPDPSLTPPRPDLRRMLRPLGVVAVFAASNFPFAFSVLGNDTASALAAGCPVVVKAHPGHPRLSRRVVQIAHLALVDAGAPATALALVDGFDAGTALVRHPLVSAVGFTGSTRGGRALFDLASARPAPIPFYGELGSINPVVVTSAAAAADVAAIAAGLAGSFTRDGGQYCTKPGLVFVPEGAGFERALVVALADAPSQTLLTDGIASAFDSGSAALAARDDVELVFAGDRATDAAAPTVIATTTDDFVADHEAFLEECFGPLTVLVRYADEAALEAALAVLDGSLTGTIHHAPGEDVTALTEALARVSGRIVYNGWPTGVAIAWAQHHGGGWPATTGSVHTSVGATAIRRWLTPIAFQDAPAGVLPPELADGNPLGIPRREDGVLATGAAE from the coding sequence ATGGGTGAGACGAGCACAGCAGCGGATGCCGCGGGCATCGCACCGCGCGACGAGCAGCGTCGCGACGACGATGCGGTCGTCACCGATGCCGAGGCCGAAGTCGAGATCGCGGTGCGATTCGCAGCGGCATCCGGCTTCGACCGCTCGACCCGCGACGATCGCGCCCGATGGCTCACCGCACTCGCCGAGGCGCTCGAAGCGCACCGCGATGAACTCGTCGCGCTCGGCGCGGAGGAGACCCACCTCAGCCCGGGGCGACTCTCGGGCGAGGTGACGCGCACGGCGACCCAGCTGCGCTTCTTCGCGGGTGTCGTTCGCGAGGGGTCGTACCTCGAGGCGACACTCGATGCTCCCGACCCATCGCTCACCCCGCCGCGCCCCGACCTGCGGCGGATGCTGCGGCCGCTCGGGGTGGTCGCGGTCTTCGCCGCCTCGAACTTCCCCTTCGCGTTCTCGGTGCTCGGCAACGACACCGCGTCGGCGCTCGCCGCGGGATGCCCGGTCGTCGTGAAGGCCCATCCGGGGCATCCGCGGCTCTCGCGTCGCGTGGTGCAGATCGCGCACCTCGCGCTCGTCGATGCGGGCGCACCCGCGACGGCGCTCGCCCTCGTCGACGGCTTCGATGCGGGCACCGCGCTCGTGCGGCATCCGCTCGTCTCGGCGGTGGGGTTCACCGGCTCGACCCGCGGCGGGCGCGCGCTCTTCGACCTCGCCTCCGCCCGGCCCGCGCCGATCCCGTTCTACGGCGAGCTCGGTTCGATCAACCCGGTCGTCGTCACGTCGGCGGCTGCCGCGGCGGATGTCGCGGCGATCGCGGCCGGGCTCGCGGGCTCGTTCACCCGCGACGGCGGCCAGTACTGCACGAAGCCCGGGCTCGTCTTCGTGCCCGAGGGCGCCGGGTTCGAGCGGGCGCTCGTCGTCGCACTCGCCGACGCTCCGTCGCAGACCCTGCTCACCGACGGCATCGCGAGCGCGTTCGACTCGGGGTCGGCGGCGCTCGCCGCCCGCGATGACGTCGAGCTCGTCTTCGCCGGCGACCGGGCGACGGATGCCGCGGCGCCCACCGTGATCGCGACGACGACCGACGACTTCGTCGCCGACCACGAGGCGTTCCTCGAGGAGTGCTTCGGGCCGCTGACGGTGCTCGTGCGCTACGCCGACGAGGCCGCGCTCGAGGCCGCGCTCGCGGTGCTCGACGGTTCGCTCACCGGCACGATCCACCACGCGCCGGGCGAAGACGTCACGGCACTCACCGAAGCCCTCGCCCGGGTCTCCGGCCGGATCGTCTACAACGGCTGGCCCACCGGCGTCGCGATCGCCTGGGCGCAGCATCACGGCGGCGGATGGCCCGCGACGACCGGGTCGGTGCACACCTCGGTGGGAGCCACCGCGATCCGACGCTGGCTGACCCCCATCGCCTTCCAGGACGCGCCGGCAGGGGTGCTGCCGCCGGAACTCGCCGACGGCAACCCGCTCGGCATCCCACGCCGTGAAGACGGCGTGCTCGCCACGGGCGCGGCGGAGTAG